The DNA region GCGGGGACTGCCCTCCGGATGCTCCAGGTGCACCGCCACCGCGGCCGGGGAGAACACCGCCGCGGCATGACCGCCGGGCGTCCAGTCGTCCTCGGCGCGGCCGAAGACCTCGGTCGTGCCCTCCGCGACGGCGCCCAGACCGGCGCTGCCGCCACTCACCGCGCTACCCAGGATCAGATTCACGCCGGCGATCCGCGCCGCGAACCGGCTGCGCGGGCGCGCGAGTACCTCGGTCACCGAACCGGATTCGATGACCCGGCCGGACTCGATCACGACCACCCGGTCCGCCAGGGTCACCGCGTCGATGATGTCGTGCGTGACCAGGATCGTGGCCGCGGGACGCGCTTCCCGTAGTTCCGCGGAGTCTTCGCCGGGGTGCGCGCGCAGAACTCGGCGCAGCAACGCCCGCATGGCCGGGGCGGCGGTCACGTCCAGCGCGGCCATCGGCTCGTCCAGCAGCAGCACCCGCGGGTGCACGGCCAGCGCCCGGGCCAGCGCCACCCGTTGCGCCTGACCGCCGGACAAGGATCCGGGCGACCGGTTCGCCAGTTCCTCGGCATCCACCGCACGCAACCACTCCCGCGCGAGCCGTACCGCGGCCTTCCCGCGCATGCCCCGGCTCCGCGGCCCGAAGGCGACATTCGCTTCGACCGACAGATGCGGAAACAGTAAGGCGTCCTGCGCGAGCAGCGAGACGCCACGCTGATGCGGAGGCACCGCAACACTTTTCGCGACATCGGTCAGCACCCGGTCATCGAGCCGGACATACCCGACATCCGGAACAGTCAGGCCCGCAACCACATCCAGCAGCGACGACTTGCCCGCACCATTCGGGCCGAGGACCGCGAGCACCTCGCCAACCGGAATCTCCACGTCCACCTGGAAATCCCGGTCCGCCAGGCGCGCGGACACCTCCAGCCCGCTCACCAGCCCGACACTCCCAACAGCGTGTCCAGGTGGCGAGGCGCGGGGGAGCCGTGCGCGAGCAGCGCGTCGTGCCAGTCCCGCAGGGGAGTGGCGGCCGGGCGCGCGGCGGCCAGCTCCGCGACCTCGGTGTAGCCGACGAAATAGGTGGACAGCTGGGTCGACGTGAGCAGGGTACGACGCCACTTGCCGGCGGCCTCACCCTCCTCCTGGAAGCCGCGGTCCAGCATCAGGCGCATGGCCTCCGACTCGGTCATGGCGTCACAGTGAACGGACTGGTCCAGAATCGCGTTGATGGTCATGCGCAGATGCGACTTCAACTGTTGCAGACGGACTGGCAGACCACCGAAACCCGTGTCGGCCATGAGCTTCTCGGTGTACACGGCCCAGCCCTCGATGAACGTCCCGCTCGAACACAACGCGCGCACCGGGGTCGAACCCCGGAATCGGCGGGCCTGCGCCAACTGGAGGTAGTGACCGGGCATGGCCTCGTGCACGGTCAGATTGCGCATCATGTGGTCGTTGTATTCGCGGTAGAACGAGGCCGCCCGCTCGGGCGACCAGTCCGCCGGGGTCGGGGCGATCGCGAAAACCGTGGGAAGCTCCGCGGTTTCCAGCGGACCGGCCGAATCGCAATAGGCCACGGCCACCCCGCGGGCGAACTCCGGCATCTCCTGGATCACCAGCGGATCCTCGACCAGCGAAACCAGCCCGTGCGCGCGGACGAAGGCCGTGGCCTCGGCCAGTGCGTCACCGGCCACGGCGACCACCGTGCCGTTCGACGGGTGATCGGCTGACAACTGCTCCAGCGCGCGGCGGACCGTGTCGTCCCCGGGATTCGCGATACCGAGCAGTTCGCCCGCCGCCGAACGGATTTCATCGGTCAACTGGTCGAGATGACGGAAGGCGCGGTCCAGGATCTCCCGCGAGCCCAGCTCGGTGTCCAAGGTGTGCCAGAGCTTGGCCTCCCACAGCCGAC from Nocardia tengchongensis includes:
- a CDS encoding sulfate/molybdate ABC transporter ATP-binding protein; this encodes MSGLEVSARLADRDFQVDVEIPVGEVLAVLGPNGAGKSSLLDVVAGLTVPDVGYVRLDDRVLTDVAKSVAVPPHQRGVSLLAQDALLFPHLSVEANVAFGPRSRGMRGKAAVRLAREWLRAVDAEELANRSPGSLSGGQAQRVALARALAVHPRVLLLDEPMAALDVTAAPAMRALLRRVLRAHPGEDSAELREARPAATILVTHDIIDAVTLADRVVVIESGRVIESGSVTEVLARPRSRFAARIAGVNLILGSAVSGGSAGLGAVAEGTTEVFGRAEDDWTPGGHAAAVFSPAAVAVHLEHPEGSPRNVFRVRLAELEDRGGIVRVRAVDGPGAAAGLAADLTPAAVARLAVAPGMEVYFAVKATEVDVYAY
- a CDS encoding DUF885 domain-containing protein; amino-acid sequence: MESAGAQPGPLLHHLLARPFAPAEVRLEALRARLTALPDALATARAVLGDMPRVHVETAIGQFEGVAALVRDQVPVLAAEAPAMAIETAAAEAMSALTEFAGWLTGRLDGADRDPRLGRRLWEAKLWHTLDTELGSREILDRAFRHLDQLTDEIRSAAGELLGIANPGDDTVRRALEQLSADHPSNGTVVAVAGDALAEATAFVRAHGLVSLVEDPLVIQEMPEFARGVAVAYCDSAGPLETAELPTVFAIAPTPADWSPERAASFYREYNDHMMRNLTVHEAMPGHYLQLAQARRFRGSTPVRALCSSGTFIEGWAVYTEKLMADTGFGGLPVRLQQLKSHLRMTINAILDQSVHCDAMTESEAMRLMLDRGFQEEGEAAGKWRRTLLTSTQLSTYFVGYTEVAELAAARPAATPLRDWHDALLAHGSPAPRHLDTLLGVSGW